In Methanosarcina barkeri MS, a single window of DNA contains:
- a CDS encoding glycosyltransferase, whose product MTSNKSVCIVGPSKRFLSGISYYTIRLANAMSVEKEVSVVCFRQLLPTFLFPGKSHVGKNISDLNFSPRIPVFNGMDYNNPLSWIKAYRFLKAQKPDIIVLQWWTSSVAHMQLLLKIFAGLLNKPKIIIEFHEVVDPFEESILPIRLYSKITGKLLRKNLDAYITHSESDKELVAKRYSISPEKIHVIPHGLYDQYGELLDTKEARRNLSIKEDFVILSFGLIRKYKGTPYLIRAFEQLPPKILEKSRLLIVGEIWEDRKELLDQIKASPFHDKITLIDEYVPDEKVNLYFSAADVVVLPYLRASQSGIAHIAMSFGKPVVVSEVGGLKESMANYEGTVFVPPADIDSIREAILSQFGERKHYEAPDQKWDRIINCYIELIQSI is encoded by the coding sequence ATGACATCTAATAAAAGCGTTTGCATAGTCGGACCTTCGAAACGTTTTTTGAGCGGTATCAGTTATTATACTATCCGTCTGGCAAATGCCATGTCTGTGGAAAAAGAAGTCTCAGTAGTTTGCTTTCGGCAGTTGCTTCCAACTTTTCTGTTTCCCGGAAAATCCCATGTTGGAAAGAATATTTCTGACCTGAATTTTTCACCCAGGATACCTGTCTTTAACGGCATGGACTATAACAATCCACTGTCCTGGATTAAAGCATACCGCTTTCTTAAAGCACAAAAACCGGATATTATAGTTTTGCAGTGGTGGACTTCCTCGGTTGCGCATATGCAGCTTCTGCTAAAGATATTTGCAGGTTTGCTGAATAAACCTAAAATAATTATCGAATTTCATGAAGTTGTAGATCCTTTTGAAGAATCAATACTTCCAATTAGGTTATACTCAAAAATAACAGGAAAACTGCTGCGTAAAAACCTTGATGCATATATTACTCATTCCGAGTCCGATAAAGAGCTTGTTGCAAAAAGGTATTCTATTTCCCCTGAAAAAATTCATGTGATCCCGCATGGGCTTTATGACCAGTACGGAGAATTGCTTGACACAAAAGAAGCGAGAAGAAATCTCTCGATAAAGGAAGATTTCGTTATACTCTCTTTCGGCTTAATTCGAAAGTATAAGGGAACTCCCTACCTTATCAGGGCCTTTGAACAGCTTCCTCCCAAAATTCTCGAAAAAAGCCGGTTATTGATTGTCGGGGAAATCTGGGAAGACCGTAAGGAATTACTTGACCAGATTAAAGCTTCTCCTTTTCATGATAAGATTACACTTATAGACGAATATGTTCCTGACGAGAAAGTAAACCTGTATTTCAGTGCTGCCGATGTGGTAGTCCTGCCTTACCTGAGAGCCTCTCAGAGTGGAATTGCGCATATCGCAATGTCTTTTGGAAAACCTGTCGTTGTTTCAGAAGTAGGTGGCTTAAAAGAATCAATGGCTAACTATGAAGGCACCGTTTTTGTACCTCCTGCTGATATCGATTCTATCAGGGAAGCTATTCTCAGCCAATTTGGAGAGAGAAAGCATTACGAAGCTCCTGATCAGAAGTGGGAT
- a CDS encoding glycosyltransferase family 4 protein, protein MKIAQICPRYSPDIGGVETHVKEISERLVKAGHDVEVITTDPTGKLRKQEIINGVRVIRFRSFAPGNAYYFAPQIYTYLKKHDYDIVHAHSYHAFPAFFASLSRHGTKFVFTPHYHRHGHTAFRDLLHKPYRLFGKIIFSRADSVICVSEYEKKLIESDFKVAAKTVKIPNGINLKEFEDLRKPEKSLNRNAGREQILLYVGRLEEYKGVQYIIQSLPELQGFRLRIIGKGPYEAELRNMAKSLGVEARVEWLKDLSRKELLERYADADIFLMLSSREAYGITVAEALAAEIPCIVAKGSALEEFVDGRNCIGIESPVSKEKVTAALKEIKKKERIKKSGIDKNIMDWNEVSARIEKQYLKQ, encoded by the coding sequence TTGAAAATAGCCCAGATCTGTCCCCGTTATTCTCCTGACATAGGTGGAGTGGAAACTCATGTTAAAGAAATTAGTGAAAGGCTGGTTAAAGCAGGGCACGATGTGGAGGTTATAACAACCGATCCCACAGGAAAATTGAGAAAGCAAGAGATAATAAACGGAGTAAGGGTTATAAGGTTTAGATCTTTTGCTCCGGGAAATGCATACTACTTCGCTCCTCAGATCTATACTTATCTCAAAAAACACGACTATGACATAGTTCATGCACATAGTTATCATGCTTTTCCTGCATTCTTCGCATCCTTAAGCAGGCACGGCACAAAATTTGTGTTTACTCCGCATTATCATCGGCACGGCCATACCGCATTCCGCGATTTACTGCACAAGCCATACAGACTTTTCGGGAAGATAATCTTCTCCAGGGCAGATTCCGTAATATGTGTCTCAGAGTATGAAAAGAAACTTATAGAGTCAGATTTTAAGGTTGCCGCAAAAACTGTAAAAATCCCTAACGGAATAAACCTTAAAGAGTTTGAAGATTTGAGGAAGCCGGAAAAAAGCTTAAACAGGAACGCCGGAAGAGAACAGATTCTTCTTTATGTAGGCCGCCTGGAAGAATATAAAGGGGTACAGTACATTATTCAGAGTTTACCTGAACTTCAGGGTTTCCGGTTGAGAATCATCGGAAAGGGACCTTACGAAGCTGAGCTTCGAAATATGGCGAAAAGTTTAGGTGTGGAAGCAAGGGTTGAATGGTTAAAAGACCTGTCAAGAAAAGAACTTCTTGAACGCTATGCAGATGCGGATATATTTTTAATGCTTTCTTCTCGTGAGGCATATGGGATAACGGTTGCTGAGGCGCTGGCTGCAGAAATTCCGTGTATAGTGGCAAAGGGCAGTGCACTTGAGGAGTTTGTGGACGGAAGGAACTGTATTGGGATTGAAAGTCCGGTTTCAAAGGAAAAAGTGACAGCAGCACTGAAGGAAATTAAGAAAAAGGAAAGAATAAAAAAATCCGGGATAGATAAAAACATAATGGATTGGAATGAAGTTTCAGCCAGAATTGAGAAACAATATCTCAAGCAGTAA